In Mercurialis annua linkage group LG5, ddMerAnnu1.2, whole genome shotgun sequence, a single genomic region encodes these proteins:
- the LOC130014727 gene encoding uncharacterized protein LOC130014727, whose protein sequence is METTGTEIIVYAVHSPENKRLPPRSRMQLRLKTFRSREVTVRNRGIILYLPPQDLEQTSVRIPITDSGKIRSLGKTLLAEAMTAIGIDEYDGREIMQKTAYEIRENDINYISEIGVEHTTATWEECNYDEYLTIKREYEGRGDLIEIDEGIPEEDTESGLEDEEEFTIILSSAATKSSVDALDRINVSADDGMECSVCLEGIEVSEPAIRMPCLHYYHQDCIVKWLCQNHSCPLCRYELPAEL, encoded by the coding sequence ATGGAGACGACAGGAACTGAAATCATTGTTTACGCAGTTCACTCACCGGAAAACAAACGACTGCCACCACGTTCACGAATGCAACTCCGTCTCAAAACCTTCCGTAGCCGTGAAGTCACCGTTCGCAACCGTGGCATAATTCTCTATTTACCACCTCAAGATCTTGAACAAACTTCTGTCCGTATACCCATCACCGACTCCGGCAAAATCCGCAGCTTGGGAAAGACTCTACTGGCTGAAGCCATGACCGCCATAGGAATTGACGAATACGACGGCCGCGAAATTATGCAAAAAACTGCTTATGAAATTAGAGAAAACGATATTAATTATATCAGTGAGATTGGCGTTGAACATACGACTGCAACTTGGGAAGAATGTAATTATGATGAGTATCTGACGATTAAAAGAGAATATGAAGGTCGAGGCGATTTAATAGAAATTGACGAAGGTATTCCTGAAGAAGATACGGAATCGGGATTAGAAGACGAAGAAGAATTTACAATTATATTATCATCTGCTGCAACTAAATCATCTGTTGATGCCTTGGACAGAATAAATGTGTCGGCTGATGATGGTATGGAATGTTCGGTTTGTCTCGAAGGTATTGAGGTTAGTGAGCCGGCAATTCGGATGCCGTGTTTGCATTATTACCATCAGGATTGTATTGTTAAGTGGCTCTGTCAGAACCATTCTTGTCCGCTTTGTCGCTACGAATTGCCTGCTGAGTTGTAG
- the LOC126682618 gene encoding uncharacterized protein LOC126682618, with the protein MFSSKSFLHFFIFYLTTPLTLLKTFHFNDIFTLTRASLFFAIIDAIFSIFFKLCGLTSITVDIDDQTTLHFWVSRHRKFKNPNLVMIHGYGGDARWQFLYQIGFLATKFNIYMPDLVFFGKSYSNRTDRTDEFQAKCVVEGLRRLGAGKYSAYSLSYGGYVAYRMAEICGKDEMEKLVIVGSGVGWNNEDEKREMLMKIGRDAKELLVPDNPRDLRLLVKLGVFRRKPLRWVPDFVLQEFLNAMGNHHRKEKMELVEYLLATKPDSQLAILTQETLVIWGDQDNVFPVCLAYQLQRHLGLKSRVEIIKDTGHAVNIESPRALNRLITSFLLL; encoded by the exons ATGTTCTCATCAAAATCCTTCTTACACTTCTTCATCTTCTACCTTACAACACCACTAACCCTTCTCAAAACCTTCCACTTCAACGACATTTTTACCCTCACtcgagcttcattatttttcgCTATAATCGACGCCATCTTCTCTATTTTCTTCAAACTATGCGGCCTTACATCAATCACAGTCGACATTGACGATCAAACCACTCTGCATTTCTGGGTTTCCCGTCACCGGAAGttcaaaaaccctaatttagTCATGATCCACGGTTACGGAGGCGATGCGCGGTGGCAGTTTCTGTACCAAATAGGGTTTCTAGCGACCAAATTTAACATCTACATGCCTGACTTAGTGTTCTTCGGGAAATCTTATTCGAACCGGACCGATCGAACCGATGAGTTTCAGGCAAAATGTGTAGTAGAAGGGCTGAGGAGATTGGGTGCGGGTAAGTACTCGGCGTACTCACTCAGCTATGGCGGTTACGTGGCGTATCGGATGGCTGAGATTTGCGGGAAGGATGAGATGGAGAAGCTGGTGATTGTGGGGAGTGGGGTAGGGTGGAATAATGAAGATGAAAAAAGGGAGATGCTGATGAAGATTGGGAGAGATGCGAAGGAGTTGCTTGTACCGGATAATCCCCGAGATCTACGGCTGTTAGTGAAGCTGGGAGTTTTTAGAAGGAAGCCGTTGAGATGGGTTCCTGATTTTGTTCTTCAGGAGTTTCTTAATGCGATGGGAAATCATCACAGGAAGGAGAAGATGGAGCTGGTTGAGTACTTGTTGGCTACAAAACCAGACTCGCAACTCGCTATTCTGACTCAG GAAACACTGGTAATATGGGGTGATCAGGACAATGTTTTCCCAGTATGTTTGGCCTATCAATTACAGAG GCATTTGGGATTAAAATCAAGGGTAGAAATAATAAAGGACACAGGACATGCTGTAAATATTGAATCCCCTCGTGCTTTGAATAGGCTAATTACATCTTTTCTTCTACTGTAA
- the LOC126682312 gene encoding ricin-like, with the protein MEGKMSLQWISYLIAAWLWCSVAFGTTLELSAALKPNEKFLESYEENLKILRDQSGNSADLRHGIPVLFHKANLPSSGRFFTLTVNGTCEIKLVIDKTNVKMVAFIANTNGFIYNVTDLDDAEAINGYVANMTTQQHLMPFSNNYDELEKVSEYKREDVLLGYPWLIQSIDELYSYQPGGSNLVFVAASTMRINQLITEAGRFREIELLIRQGIRYNDTFKPTQGMIDLQDKWENLSRAVQESGVQGAFRNAVQIVRHDGSQISIDNVRSLMGILSLMPFQCDAPSTTFSPLIRSVVPNLDDGGVCEYAEPTVCLVGRNHLCITLGPFCGRFTLKRDGTIRTNGVCLGTNDAGDSLTATYCPDVVSDVNRWELSDDGTCMSRKSGLVLAATATGALFLQNNSYTAGQSWLATNSLAPFMAPIYGIKELCLQSNETDIWLTNCTKESEQLWAFYADGSLRPMLNQINCLSTNGTRGSVVKILSCDPTSSGQRWLFKNDGSIWSKYYRSVLDVSGSKPERKRILLWGFNGNANQKWTPLL; encoded by the coding sequence ATGGAAGGAAAAATGTCTCTACAATGGATCTCTTACTTAATAGCAGCATGGCTATGGTGCAGTGTCGCGTTTGGAACAACTTTGGAGCTGTCGGCAGCCTTAAAACCAAACGAGAAATTTCTTGAAAGCTAcgaagaaaatttaaaaatattgcgcGACCAATCAGGAAATTCAGCAGACCTCAGGCATGGAATTCCGGTGCTGTTTCATAAGGCTAATTTGCCTTCCAGTGGACGGTTTTTTACATTAACGGTGAATGGAACTTGCGAAATCAAACTCGTAATCGACAAAACTAACGTAAAGATGGTCGCCTTCATCGCGAATACCAACGGATTTATATATAACGTCACAGATTTAGATGATGCAGAAGCAATCAATGGATATGTGGCAAATATGACAACTCAACAGCATTTGATGCCGTTCAGCAATAATTATGATGAGCTTGAGAAAGTTTCAGAATACAAAAGAGAAGACGTGCTGTTGGGCTATCCATGGCTAATCCAATCCATTGATGAGCTTTATAGTTATCAACCGGGTGGCAGTAATCTTGTATTTGTAGCTGCTTCGACGATGAGAATAAACCAGCTGATTACTGAGGCGGGACGATTCAGGGAAATCGAGCTTTTGATTCGTCAGGGTATTCGATACAACGACACTTTTAAACCGACTCAGGGCATGATTGACTTGCAGGATAAATGGGAAAATCTTTCTCGTGCAGTTCAAGAATCCGGTGTACAGGGAGCTTTTCGTAACGCAGTTCAAATTGTAAGACACGACGGAAGCCAGATTTCTATCGACAATGTCAGAAGTTTAATGGGAATTCTATCTCTGATGCCGTTCCAGTGTGATGCTCCATCGACGACCTTTTCGCCTCTTATAAGATCCGTCGTTCCAAATCTGGACGATGGTGGCGTTTGTGAATATGCCGAGCCGACGGTTTGTCTCGTGGGCAGAAACCATCTTTGTATTACTCTTGGTCCATTTTGTGGGAGATTTACTTTAAAAAGAGACGGTACAATTCGAACAAACGGCGTCTGTCTTGGCACTAATGATGCAGGAGACTCCCTTACAGCGACATATTGCCCCGATGTTGTCTCAGACGTTAATCGGTGGGAATTAAGCGACGACGGAACATGCATGAGCCGTAAATCCGGTTTGGTTCTGGCAGCAACAGCAACAGGGGCGCTTTTCTTACAGAACAACAGTTATACAGCGGGTCAAAGTTGGTTAGCAACTAATTCTTTAGCACCTTTTATGGCACCCATTTACGGGATTAAAGAGCTCTGCTTGCAGTCAAATGAAACTGATATCTGGTTAACGAATTGCACGAAAGAATCGGAGCAGCTCTGGGCTTTCTACGCTGACGGTTCGCTTCGACCTATGTTAAATCAAATAAACTGTCTTAGTACCAATGGAACCAGGGGAAGCGTCGTCAAAATTCTTTCATGTGATCCTACATCCTCCGGGCAGCGATGGTTGTTCAAGAATGATGGCTCTATTTGGAGTAAATATTATAGATCGGTGCTAGATGTTTCTGGCTCCAAACCAGAGCGGAAAAGAATACTCCTTTGGGGATTCAACGGAAATGCGAACCAGAAATGGACACCATTGCTGTGA
- the LOC126680458 gene encoding uncharacterized protein LOC126680458 isoform X2, translated as MVFAMRSSQPRAQVTIRFSTYLRWGYYVRDRPLYFRLPVPELLERTSILTPVGYSDETLELAKTLQTRTMTDIGIPEADRNEIIEKLALECRTEYAGNGRLTITRDREEDDNEDEEDDSDDEELPFISLSSAAAKSSIDALDRINVSAGDGMECSVCLEGIEVSEPAIRMPCLHCYHQDCIVKWLCQNHSCPLCRYELPAEL; from the exons ATGGTTTTTGCAATGCGGTCATCGCAGCCCCGTGCACAGGTAACAATCCGTTTTTCCACCTACCTTCGCTGGGGATATTACGTCCGTGATCGCCCCTTATATTTCCGTTTACCAGTACCTGAATTGCTTGAACGAACTAGTATCTTAACACCCGTTGGCTATTCAGACGAAACCCTCGAGTTGGCAAAGACTTTACAGACTCGAACCATGACCGACATCGGAATTCCTGAAGCCGACCGTAACGAGATTATAGAAAAACTTGCTTTAGAGTGTAGAACAG AATATGCAGGTAATGGTAGGTTAACGATTACTCGAGACCGTGAAGAAGATGACAATGAGGACGAAGAAGATGACAGTGACGACGAAGAATTACCATTTATATCATTATCATCTGCTGCTGCTAAATCATCTATCGATGCCTTGGACAGAATTAATGTGTCTGCTGGTGATGGTATGGAATGTTCGGTTTGTCTCGAAGGTATTGAGGTTAGTGAGCCGGCAATTCGGATGCCGTGTTTGCATTGTTACCATCAGGATTGTATTGTAAAGTGGCTCTGTCAGAACCATTCTTGCCCGCTTTGCCGCTATGAATTGCCTGCTGAGTTGTAG
- the LOC126680458 gene encoding uncharacterized protein LOC126680458 isoform X3, producing MESTATLNYGFCNAVIAAPCTDETLELAKTLQTRTMTDIGIPEADRNEIIEKLALECRTEEYAGNGRLTITRDREEDDNEDEEDDSDDEELPFISLSSAAAKSSIDALDRINVSAGDGMECSVCLEGIEVSEPAIRMPCLHCYHQDCIVKWLCQNHSCPLCRYELPAEL from the exons ATGGAGAGCACAGCAACATTAAATTATGGTTTTTGCAATGCGGTCATCGCAGCCCCGTGCACAG ACGAAACCCTCGAGTTGGCAAAGACTTTACAGACTCGAACCATGACCGACATCGGAATTCCTGAAGCCGACCGTAACGAGATTATAGAAAAACTTGCTTTAGAGTGTAGAACAG AAGAATATGCAGGTAATGGTAGGTTAACGATTACTCGAGACCGTGAAGAAGATGACAATGAGGACGAAGAAGATGACAGTGACGACGAAGAATTACCATTTATATCATTATCATCTGCTGCTGCTAAATCATCTATCGATGCCTTGGACAGAATTAATGTGTCTGCTGGTGATGGTATGGAATGTTCGGTTTGTCTCGAAGGTATTGAGGTTAGTGAGCCGGCAATTCGGATGCCGTGTTTGCATTGTTACCATCAGGATTGTATTGTAAAGTGGCTCTGTCAGAACCATTCTTGCCCGCTTTGCCGCTATGAATTGCCTGCTGAGTTGTAG
- the LOC126680457 gene encoding E3 ubiquitin-protein ligase SPL2, whose translation MASSASHEQAIATVLSQIALSFDGAFLGVTLAFVAVRSLTNYTARSKALRKIRNAPTVKVSDLRSLLELPPPPQPSDENNSNNLVKGQTLVILRGQVEAKSSVDGNWKSFRPNGVLVAHESGDKAVIVQRVQTCIYNEWKGLFGWNADFRAILTRSRRERESTVSRMVPFVLVEDARWPQSEYVFVNMDGSTHPLPLTTVYHQLKPVDPSPYTFLQALFGHEYPVGLLDEEKILPLGKEINAVGVCSSNNGSLEIKSCKDLHFFLSNMTKEQMIDHLALRAKVLLWSGIILGSAAICILGYAAVRNWNRFKAWRQERQVRREQQNRSLTDTDDPQIDAEDETDNVPDGQLCVICLMRRKRSAFIPCGHLVCCQLCAIAVEREVSPKCPLCRQAVRNSMRIFDC comes from the exons ATGGCATCATCAGCGTCGCACGAGCAAGCTATAGCCACCGTATTATCGCAAATAGCTCTCTCCTTCGACGGAGCATTTCTCGGCGTAACACTCGCGTTTGTAGCCGTCCGATCACTTACTAATTACACTGCCCGTTCCAAAGCTCTTCGAAAAATCAGAAACGCCCCGACCGTTAAAGTTTCCGATCTTCGCTCTCTCCTCGAacttcctcctcctcctcagCCGTCCGATGAGAACAATTCGAATAATCTTGttaaaggtcaaacgcttgtgATTTTGCGCGGACAGGTGGAGGCTAAATCATCCGTTGATGGAAATTGGAAGAGTTTTAGACCTAATGGTGTTTTGGTTGCTCATGAGTCCGGTGATAAGGCGGTTATTGTACAGAGAGTTCAAACT tgTATTTACAATGAATGGAAGGGCTTATTTGGGTGGAATGCCGATTTTCGAGCTATACTTACAAGAAGTCGAAGAGAACGAGAATCAACTGTGTCGAGAATG GTTCCTTTCGTTCTTGTTGAAGACGCTCGATGGCCTCAATCCGAATATGTTTTTGTGAATATGGATGGTTCGACACATCCTCTGCCTCTCACAACAGTTTATCATCAATTGAAACCTGTTGATCCTTCGCCTTATACTTTCCTTCAAGCACTTTTTGGTCATGAATACCCT GTTGGCCTACTTGATGAGGAGAAAATCCTACCATTGGGTAAAGAAATCAATGCTGTTGGGGTTTGCAGTTCTAACAATGGGTCTCTTGAGATAAAATCTTGCAAGGATCTTCACTTTTTTCT ATCAAACATGACTAAGGAGCAAATGATAGACCATCTTGCCTTGAGGGCAAAAGTACTTTTGTGGAGCGGTATAATTCTTGGATCAGCTGCAATTTGCATTCTTGGCTATGCGGCAGTGAG GAATTGGAATAGATTTAAAGCATGGAGGCAAGAAAGACAGGTACGACGAGAACAACAAAACCGTTCTCTTACCGATACGGATGACCCTCAGATTGATGCAGAGGATGAAACAGATAATGTACCGGATGGACAGCTGTGTGTGATTTGCTTGATGAGGCGAAAACGCTCTGCGTTCATTCCATGCGGTCACCTTGTTTGTTGCCAACTCTGTGCAATAGCAGTTGAACGTGAGGTATCACCGAAGTGTCCTCTCTGCCGACAGGCAGTCAGAAATTCGATGAGGATATTTGACTGTTGA
- the LOC126680758 gene encoding uncharacterized protein LOC126680758, whose product ISSTKPLIKNKNKNKNIATSSLASHHLYNLVSIHNLIGDQIHSFITMSSSKSFLHSFIIYLSTAIILLKSFLINNIFTLTRSSIVFAIIDTSFSIYFQLCGLTSVTIDIDDQTTLHFWTSRHRKFQKPNLVMIHGYGGDARWQFLYQIGFLATKFNLYMPDLLFFGKSYSNRSGRTDEFQAKCLVEGMRRLGVGTYSVYSISYGGYVAYRMAEMCGSDEMEKLVIVSSGVGWNDEDAKREKVRKIGRDPKELLVPDNPKDLRLLVKLAVYKGKPLRWIPDFILQEFINVMGNNHRKEKIELVEYLLAKKPDSELAVLTQETLLVWGDQDDVFPVSLAYQLQRHLGSKSRVEIMKDIGHAVNVESPHALNRIITSFI is encoded by the exons ATCTCTTCGACGAAAcctctaattaaaaataaaaacaaaaataaaaatattgccACTTCATCTCTAGCATCTCATCATCTATATAATTTAGTTTCCATTCACAATCTCATTGGAGATCAAATTCACTCATTCATAACAATGTCATCATCAAAATCATTCCTACATTCCTTCATCATCTACCTTTCAACAGCAATAATCCTTCTCAAAAGCTTCCTCATCAACAACATTTTCACTCTCACTCGTTCCTCAATCGTTTTCGCCATAATCGACACctcattttcaatttacttCCAATTATGCGGCCTTACATCGGTTACAATCGACATTGACGATCAAACAACTCTCCATTTCTGGACTTCCCGTCACCGGAAGTTTCAAAAACCTAATTTAGTCATGATCCATGGCTACGGAGGCGACGCGCGGTGGCAGTTTCTCTACCAAATCGGGTTTCTAGCGACCAAATTCAACCTCTACATGCCTGATTTATTGTTCTTCGGTAAATCGTATTCAAACCGGTCTGGCCGAACCGATGAGTTTCAGGCTAAATGCTTGGTAGAAGGGATGAGAAGATTGGGTGTGGGGACGTACTCGGTGTACTCGATTAGCTACGGAGGTTACGTGGCGTATCGGATGGCTGAGATGTGCGGGAGTGATGAGATGGAGAAGCTGGTGATAGTGAGCAGTGGGGTCGGGTGGAATGATGAGGATGCAAAAAGGGAGAAAGTGAGGAAGATTGGGAGAGATCCGAAGGAACTGCTTGTACCAGATAATCCGAAAGATCTACGGCTGTTAGTGAAGCTGGCAGTTTATAAAGGGAAGCCGTTGAGATGGATTCCTGATTTTATTCTTCAGGAGTTCATTAATGTGATGGGAAACAATCATAGGAAGGAGAAGATTGAGCTTGTTGAGTACTTGTTGGCTAAAAAACCTGACTCGGAACTCGCCGTTCTAACTcag GAAACACTGCTAGTATGGGGTGATCAGGACGATGTTTTCCCAGTAAGTTTAGCCTATCAACTGCAGAG GCATTTGGGATCAAAATCAAGAGTAGAAATAATGAAGGACATAGGACATGCTGTAAATGTTGAATCGCCTCATGCTTTGAATAGGATAATTACATCTTttatttaa
- the LOC126680458 gene encoding uncharacterized protein LOC126680458 isoform X1 has translation MVFAMRSSQPRAQVTIRFSTYLRWGYYVRDRPLYFRLPVPELLERTSILTPVGYSDETLELAKTLQTRTMTDIGIPEADRNEIIEKLALECRTEEYAGNGRLTITRDREEDDNEDEEDDSDDEELPFISLSSAAAKSSIDALDRINVSAGDGMECSVCLEGIEVSEPAIRMPCLHCYHQDCIVKWLCQNHSCPLCRYELPAEL, from the exons ATGGTTTTTGCAATGCGGTCATCGCAGCCCCGTGCACAGGTAACAATCCGTTTTTCCACCTACCTTCGCTGGGGATATTACGTCCGTGATCGCCCCTTATATTTCCGTTTACCAGTACCTGAATTGCTTGAACGAACTAGTATCTTAACACCCGTTGGCTATTCAGACGAAACCCTCGAGTTGGCAAAGACTTTACAGACTCGAACCATGACCGACATCGGAATTCCTGAAGCCGACCGTAACGAGATTATAGAAAAACTTGCTTTAGAGTGTAGAACAG AAGAATATGCAGGTAATGGTAGGTTAACGATTACTCGAGACCGTGAAGAAGATGACAATGAGGACGAAGAAGATGACAGTGACGACGAAGAATTACCATTTATATCATTATCATCTGCTGCTGCTAAATCATCTATCGATGCCTTGGACAGAATTAATGTGTCTGCTGGTGATGGTATGGAATGTTCGGTTTGTCTCGAAGGTATTGAGGTTAGTGAGCCGGCAATTCGGATGCCGTGTTTGCATTGTTACCATCAGGATTGTATTGTAAAGTGGCTCTGTCAGAACCATTCTTGCCCGCTTTGCCGCTATGAATTGCCTGCTGAGTTGTAG